A single genomic interval of Polaribacter vadi harbors:
- the arsS gene encoding arsenosugar biosynthesis radical SAM (seleno)protein ArsS (Some members of this family are selenoproteins.), which produces MATKSLKARNNDIANTSRQMEILSSGIFANGELPTFAAKIKETGHFPLRPKKLEILQINLGYMCNQVCEHCHVDAGPDRKEIMTVETMQQCLEVIKKTEAHTLDLTGGAPEMNPNFRWFVEEASKAGIKDFIVRSNLTIIRANKKYHDLPEFFKKHGVHVVSSMPHWTRGKTDKQRGEGVFDKSIKALQELNAVGYGMPGSDLKLDLVYNPSGAFLPGDQQALENDFKKALKEDFDIDFHSLFAITNLPISRFLDYLIASDNYEDYMHSLLDAYNPTAVENVMCTNTISISWDGWLFDCDFNQMLNLKVASKVKHVSDYNEELLQDRNIIINQHCYGCTAGAGSSCQGVVA; this is translated from the coding sequence ATGGCTACAAAATCATTAAAAGCAAGAAATAACGATATTGCAAATACCTCTCGTCAAATGGAAATTCTTTCTAGCGGAATTTTCGCAAACGGAGAATTACCAACATTTGCAGCTAAAATAAAAGAAACGGGTCATTTTCCACTTCGTCCTAAAAAATTAGAAATTCTTCAAATTAATTTAGGGTATATGTGTAACCAAGTTTGCGAACATTGTCACGTAGATGCTGGTCCAGATAGAAAGGAAATTATGACAGTTGAAACCATGCAACAATGTTTGGAAGTTATAAAAAAAACAGAAGCACACACTTTAGATTTAACTGGTGGAGCTCCAGAAATGAATCCGAATTTTAGATGGTTTGTAGAAGAAGCATCAAAAGCAGGAATTAAAGATTTTATTGTACGATCTAATTTAACCATTATTAGAGCGAATAAAAAATACCATGATTTACCAGAATTCTTTAAAAAACACGGAGTTCATGTAGTTTCTTCAATGCCTCATTGGACTCGTGGAAAAACCGATAAACAAAGAGGAGAAGGCGTTTTTGATAAATCAATTAAAGCCTTGCAAGAATTAAATGCTGTAGGTTATGGAATGCCAGGTTCAGATTTAAAATTAGATTTGGTTTACAATCCTTCAGGTGCATTTTTACCTGGAGATCAACAAGCATTAGAAAACGATTTTAAAAAAGCATTAAAAGAAGATTTTGATATTGATTTTCACAGTCTTTTTGCAATCACAAACTTACCAATTAGTCGTTTTTTAGATTATTTAATTGCTTCCGATAATTACGAAGATTATATGCACTCTTTGTTAGATGCTTACAATCCAACAGCTGTAGAAAATGTAATGTGTACAAATACAATTTCAATAAGTTGGGATGGTTGGTTGTTTGATTGTGATTTTAACCAAATGTTGAACTTAAAGGTTGCTAGTAAAGTAAAACATGTTTCTGACTATAATGAAGAATTATTACAAGACAGAAACATCATTATTAACCAACATTGTTATGGTTGCACTGCTGGTGCAGGAAGTAGTTGTCAAGGAGTTGTTGCTTAA
- a CDS encoding TIGR04282 family arsenosugar biosynthesis glycosyltransferase — MKKNTAILIFANSAEKEAERKSFLSSDVFSALNHQTLKTVEKSGIQYFHFSEKNQVGSSFGERFSNAIETIFNKGFGNVITIGNDTPHLKTKHLIDTVHQLEKNELVLGPSKDGGFYLMGIKKEHFNKETFLKLPWQTSKLQNCIASIITSKKLNIKFLEILNDLDVLEDVKKILHSFKAIPKSVLKILRIFISFLKEFFIDIIINFKSTFSTPNSNKGSPLIFA; from the coding sequence TTGAAGAAAAATACTGCCATTTTAATTTTTGCGAATTCTGCTGAAAAAGAAGCGGAAAGAAAATCGTTTCTTTCTTCGGATGTTTTTTCGGCATTGAATCACCAAACTTTAAAAACGGTAGAAAAATCTGGAATTCAGTATTTTCATTTTTCTGAAAAGAATCAAGTTGGGTCTTCTTTTGGCGAGCGTTTTTCAAATGCAATTGAAACCATTTTTAATAAAGGTTTTGGGAATGTAATTACGATTGGTAATGATACTCCACATTTAAAAACGAAACATCTAATTGATACAGTTCATCAACTTGAAAAAAACGAGTTGGTTTTAGGACCTTCAAAAGATGGTGGTTTCTATTTAATGGGAATCAAAAAAGAACATTTTAACAAAGAAACCTTCTTGAAATTACCTTGGCAAACGTCTAAATTACAAAATTGTATTGCTTCCATAATAACCTCTAAAAAACTAAATATTAAGTTTTTAGAAATCTTAAATGATTTAGATGTTTTAGAGGATGTCAAAAAAATACTGCATAGTTTTAAAGCGATTCCAAAATCGGTTTTAAAAATCTTAAGAATATTTATAAGTTTCCTAAAAGAGTTTTTTATTGATATTATTATCAACTTTAAAAGCACTTTTTCTACACCAAATTCTAATAAAGGTTCTCCTTTGATTTTTGCGTAA
- a CDS encoding SusC/RagA family TonB-linked outer membrane protein: MKHLFMWILLFVTSISFSQIKISGTITDKITGDGIPSVTITTSKENGTTSSIDGTYSITVQDKNQILTFSYLGYKTQKIKADNQTIINIQLEEIETNLNEIVVTALGLNRKTKELGYVVQELKTKDLTEVKTANFLDNLSGKLAGVTISQGATGVGSSSKITIRGEASFSNNNPLFIVDGTPINNNTVFNFSNEAAAGFQEIDFGNGAMEVNPDDIESVTVLKGPSAAALYGTRASNGVIVINTKDGSKKKGLGISINSSVTFDSAFRLPEFQNEYGQGNGGNFEYSNGLGAGVNDVISYSWGPRLDAGNLIPQFDSPVNLPDGTIVRGGDNSLYSGIPITPTAFNSNPDNLKDFYQTGLTTINNISINDSFESGSYRLSITNLDSESIIPGVNLDRKTVALKMNFNPTEKTKITSTINYVNSSSDNRPSNGYGSENVNYSLVAWGPRSLNINSLRDYWQPGLEGVQQYNFNYRYFDNPFFILHENTNSFLRDRVFGNIGIKHNFTEKLSISLRSGMDYSSEKRKFKRNFSSNRFANGAYAEHDVFFREINTDFLINYNTNFGDLSFDVSFGGNRLDQKASTTQSQTLNLAQPGIFSLNNAASPIEFFQFNSEKRINSLYGIAKFGYKDYLFVDITGRNDWSSALATPFSVDGTSFFYPSVSTSLIVSNLTELPKSISFAKLRASIAQVGNDTNPYQTSGAFVSQTAFNGQPTFSNQDFIPNANLKPEITTSYEFGADLRFFKDRLHVDFTYYNATTKDQIISLPIPISSGYNQQVVNGGKVNTTGVEIILGGTPIRNENFSWNTTFNFATNKSVIKDLPQENGRLTLALSRIYDSANQTVYFQVEEGGEIGDMYGTGYLKNENGDFIIKDDGTFIADNTLKKIGNYTPDFTLGWNNSFTYKDWNAIFLFDWRQGGEIVSRTRALGNVGGQLAETANRDTDIVAQGVNQTTGLPNTVAVSPESYYRQFYDRNHEENNVYDASFLKLRQFSIGYTLNLNEGFLGLKDASTMNFSFIGNNLFVITENPHFDPEQLAVQGNGFVSGVEDMSYATSRSLGFKVGFNF, from the coding sequence ATGAAACATCTTTTTATGTGGATTTTACTGTTTGTAACTAGCATCAGTTTTTCACAAATTAAAATTTCGGGAACAATTACCGATAAAATTACAGGTGATGGAATTCCTTCTGTTACCATTACAACATCCAAAGAAAATGGTACAACTTCTTCTATTGATGGAACGTATTCGATCACAGTTCAAGACAAAAATCAGATATTAACTTTTTCTTATCTGGGTTATAAAACTCAAAAAATAAAAGCTGATAATCAGACTATTATCAACATTCAACTAGAAGAAATTGAAACAAATTTAAACGAAATTGTAGTAACTGCTTTAGGTTTAAATAGAAAAACAAAAGAGTTAGGCTATGTTGTTCAAGAACTAAAAACAAAAGATTTAACTGAAGTTAAAACTGCTAATTTTTTAGATAATTTATCAGGAAAATTAGCGGGTGTTACTATTTCTCAAGGTGCAACAGGTGTTGGTTCCTCTTCTAAAATTACCATTCGTGGAGAAGCTTCTTTTTCGAATAATAATCCGCTTTTTATAGTGGATGGAACTCCAATAAACAACAACACCGTTTTTAATTTCAGCAATGAAGCTGCTGCAGGTTTTCAAGAAATTGATTTTGGAAATGGAGCCATGGAAGTAAATCCAGATGATATTGAATCTGTAACTGTTTTAAAAGGCCCAAGTGCTGCTGCATTGTATGGAACTCGTGCATCAAATGGAGTTATTGTAATCAACACAAAAGATGGGAGCAAGAAAAAAGGCTTGGGAATTAGCATTAATTCTTCAGTTACTTTTGATAGCGCTTTTCGTTTGCCAGAATTTCAAAACGAATATGGTCAAGGAAATGGAGGTAATTTTGAATATTCAAATGGACTTGGAGCTGGTGTTAACGACGTAATTTCTTATTCTTGGGGCCCAAGATTGGATGCTGGAAATTTAATTCCACAATTTGATTCTCCTGTAAATTTACCAGATGGAACTATTGTAAGAGGTGGAGATAATTCTCTGTATTCTGGAATTCCGATTACACCAACAGCTTTCAATTCGAATCCAGATAACTTAAAAGACTTTTATCAAACTGGTCTTACAACCATCAATAATATTTCTATAAATGATAGTTTTGAGAGTGGTTCTTACAGATTATCAATTACAAATTTAGACAGCGAATCTATAATTCCTGGAGTAAATTTAGATCGAAAAACAGTCGCTTTAAAAATGAATTTTAATCCGACTGAAAAAACAAAAATTACCAGCACAATAAACTATGTGAATTCTAGTAGCGATAACAGACCTTCTAATGGTTATGGAAGTGAAAACGTAAATTATTCTTTAGTTGCTTGGGGTCCAAGATCCTTAAATATTAATAGTTTAAGAGATTATTGGCAACCTGGTTTAGAAGGTGTTCAGCAATATAATTTTAACTATAGATATTTTGATAATCCGTTCTTTATTTTGCACGAAAACACCAATTCTTTTCTAAGAGATCGTGTTTTCGGAAATATTGGTATCAAACATAATTTTACAGAAAAATTGAGTATTTCTTTACGATCTGGGATGGATTATTCATCAGAAAAAAGAAAATTTAAACGTAATTTTAGTAGCAATCGTTTTGCAAACGGAGCGTATGCAGAACATGATGTTTTTTTTAGAGAAATTAATACTGATTTTTTAATCAATTACAATACTAATTTTGGTGATCTTTCTTTTGATGTCTCTTTTGGAGGAAATAGATTAGATCAAAAAGCATCTACTACACAATCTCAAACATTAAATTTAGCACAACCTGGTATTTTTAGTCTGAACAATGCAGCTTCTCCAATTGAGTTTTTTCAATTTAATTCTGAAAAAAGAATTAACTCTTTATATGGAATTGCAAAGTTTGGCTACAAAGATTATTTGTTTGTAGATATTACTGGAAGAAACGATTGGTCTTCTGCTTTAGCAACGCCTTTTTCTGTGGATGGAACTTCCTTTTTTTACCCATCAGTTTCAACCAGTTTAATTGTATCGAACTTAACAGAATTGCCAAAATCTATTTCATTTGCAAAATTAAGAGCAAGTATTGCACAAGTTGGTAATGACACAAATCCCTACCAAACTTCTGGTGCATTTGTATCGCAAACCGCTTTTAATGGACAACCCACTTTTAGCAATCAAGATTTTATTCCGAATGCAAATTTAAAACCAGAAATTACAACTTCGTATGAATTTGGTGCAGATCTTCGCTTCTTTAAAGATCGATTACATGTAGATTTCACCTACTATAATGCCACTACTAAAGATCAAATTATTTCGCTGCCAATCCCAATTTCATCTGGTTATAATCAACAAGTTGTAAATGGTGGAAAAGTAAATACAACTGGTGTAGAAATTATTTTGGGAGGAACACCAATTAGAAATGAAAACTTTTCTTGGAATACCACTTTTAATTTTGCCACTAACAAATCCGTTATAAAAGATTTACCACAAGAAAATGGTCGTTTAACGTTGGCTCTAAGTAGAATTTACGATAGCGCAAACCAAACCGTATATTTTCAAGTAGAAGAAGGTGGAGAAATTGGAGATATGTATGGAACTGGCTATTTAAAAAATGAAAATGGAGATTTTATCATTAAAGATGATGGAACTTTTATAGCTGATAATACTTTAAAAAAGATTGGGAATTACACACCAGATTTCACCTTAGGCTGGAACAATTCTTTTACATATAAAGACTGGAACGCAATTTTTTTGTTTGATTGGAGACAAGGAGGAGAAATTGTATCGAGAACAAGAGCTCTCGGAAATGTTGGTGGTCAATTAGCTGAAACTGCGAATAGAGATACTGATATTGTTGCACAAGGTGTAAACCAAACAACAGGTTTACCAAATACAGTAGCTGTTTCTCCTGAAAGTTATTACCGACAATTTTACGATAGAAATCATGAAGAAAATAATGTGTATGATGCCTCCTTTTTAAAATTACGCCAGTTTTCAATTGGGTATACTTTAAATTTAAATGAAGGCTTTTTAGGCTTGAAAGATGCCTCAACAATGAACTTTTCTTTTATTGGAAATAATTTATTTGTAATCACAGAAAATCCACATTTTGATCCAGAACAACTAGCAGTTCAAGGAAATGGTTTTGTGAGTGGAGTTGAAGATATGAGTTATGCAACCAGCAGAAGTTTAGGTTTTAAAGTAGGGTTTAATTTTTAA
- a CDS encoding SusD/RagB family nutrient-binding outer membrane lipoprotein, translated as MKKLIYTIAIFAFTFASCTKDFEEINTNQNSPVAVQPSLLLRQVIYDFGEQMSYEGFAAGNLLSQHTALLDFNLFDRHDLKSPQLGGNPWPIFYTNLRDNEILLKQSKQAPAFAVYEGPAFILKAYMAAGLTDIFGDVPYFEAFNGIEGSAKPTYDLQEDIYLNENGILDNLDKGIAAINMYAGSIPLEGDILFDGNLDNWIQFANSLKIKYLIRISGKVDVSVQLQTIFDEGNYIRNNTENAVFSFSNTAPNNFRFAQLREGDFTNFVMSETAEEIFKDLNDVRISTFYRAFANSNSSEFNGLINGINASTTTPSPDDYSLAGTIFRENTAALDANFMTAWETNFLLAEAAEKGFITTSAVTLYNSGVIQAFDYWNTNLPATYLAENANLNAVGKTPLEQIITQKWIANTMNGYESWIEFRRTGLPTLKNVAASLNNGLIPVRMPYPADAAALNAENYKIAETATNGNSLDVKVWWNSLP; from the coding sequence ATGAAAAAACTTATATATACAATCGCAATTTTTGCCTTCACATTTGCAAGTTGCACAAAAGATTTCGAGGAAATAAACACAAACCAAAACTCGCCAGTTGCTGTACAACCAAGCTTGTTATTAAGACAAGTAATCTACGATTTTGGCGAACAAATGAGTTATGAAGGTTTTGCTGCTGGGAATCTACTATCTCAACATACAGCTTTGTTAGATTTTAATTTATTTGACAGACATGATTTAAAAAGCCCACAATTAGGAGGCAATCCTTGGCCAATTTTTTACACCAATTTACGTGATAATGAAATTCTTTTAAAACAATCTAAACAAGCACCTGCTTTTGCAGTGTATGAAGGACCTGCCTTTATTTTAAAAGCATATATGGCTGCTGGTTTAACAGATATTTTTGGTGATGTTCCTTACTTTGAGGCATTTAATGGTATTGAAGGAAGTGCGAAACCAACGTATGATTTGCAAGAGGATATTTACCTTAATGAAAATGGAATTTTAGATAATTTAGACAAAGGAATTGCTGCAATAAATATGTATGCTGGTTCAATTCCTTTAGAAGGAGATATTTTATTTGATGGAAATTTAGATAATTGGATTCAATTTGCAAACTCTTTAAAAATAAAATATCTCATCAGAATTTCTGGTAAGGTTGATGTTTCTGTTCAACTACAAACAATTTTTGATGAAGGAAATTATATCAGAAATAACACAGAAAATGCTGTTTTTAGTTTTTCAAATACAGCTCCAAATAATTTTAGATTTGCGCAATTAAGAGAGGGTGATTTTACAAATTTTGTAATGTCAGAAACTGCTGAAGAGATTTTTAAAGATTTAAATGATGTTAGAATTTCAACTTTTTATCGAGCTTTTGCAAATTCAAATTCAAGCGAATTTAATGGACTTATAAACGGAATTAATGCCTCTACAACGACTCCATCTCCTGATGATTATTCTCTAGCTGGAACTATTTTCAGAGAAAACACAGCTGCATTGGATGCCAATTTTATGACAGCTTGGGAAACCAACTTTTTATTAGCTGAAGCTGCTGAAAAAGGGTTCATTACAACAAGTGCAGTAACATTATACAATTCAGGAGTTATACAAGCTTTTGATTATTGGAATACGAATTTGCCAGCAACCTATTTAGCTGAAAATGCAAATTTAAACGCAGTTGGTAAAACGCCTTTAGAACAAATTATTACTCAAAAATGGATTGCAAATACCATGAATGGTTATGAAAGTTGGATTGAATTTAGAAGAACAGGTTTACCTACTTTAAAAAATGTGGCAGCAAGTTTAAATAACGGATTAATTCCTGTGAGAATGCCTTATCCTGCAGATGCAGCAGCATTAAATGCAGAAAATTATAAAATTGCAGAAACTGCAACCAATGGAAATAGTTTAGACGTAAAAGTTTGGTGGAATAGCCTCCCTTAA
- a CDS encoding sodium:solute symporter family transporter, translating to MSPLAKTTDQFFKAVNKKKAPNTLVLTGSLIISWIFAKSITNAANLGLDFGLVGGVAYAGYYLSFAVAGIIIYQLRTKGNFKSIHEFLISKFGKKAMAIFSILIAFRLFNEVWSNTMVIGSYFGEVGSSSYYWSIILFTILTLSYAVKGGLSSSIFTDVIQMVLFSVLLMIILGTIFTTDDFSTEQIITSGTWSFELGLNLFFAALIQSFSYPFHDPVLTDRGFISSPKVTRKSFLWASILGAICIVLFSLIGVYAQTKGMQGQAAVEVGKAFGVVILLVINFIMITSAASTLDSTFSSFSKLLAVDLNLGKTVSFGRISMIAVAVLGTIPVFLNAEILSATTISGTMVIGLTPIFIFWNVKVPKISFYLSVICGLVFGIFLVFNWFPESFIFTKGKYANLLWVNVWGILSCIILYFIPKWIKK from the coding sequence ATGTCTCCTTTAGCAAAAACTACAGATCAGTTTTTTAAAGCTGTCAACAAGAAAAAAGCACCCAATACATTGGTATTAACAGGAAGCTTAATTATCTCTTGGATTTTTGCAAAAAGCATTACAAACGCCGCAAATCTTGGATTAGATTTTGGTTTGGTTGGTGGAGTTGCCTATGCTGGTTATTATTTATCTTTTGCAGTTGCAGGAATAATTATTTATCAATTAAGAACCAAAGGAAATTTTAAAAGTATCCATGAATTTCTGATTTCCAAATTTGGTAAAAAAGCCATGGCAATTTTTTCTATTCTGATAGCTTTCAGACTTTTTAACGAAGTTTGGAGCAATACAATGGTTATTGGAAGTTATTTTGGTGAAGTAGGAAGCTCATCTTATTATTGGTCAATTATTTTATTTACAATTTTAACATTAAGTTATGCTGTTAAAGGTGGTTTGAGCAGTTCCATTTTTACAGATGTTATTCAAATGGTGTTATTTTCTGTTTTATTGATGATCATTTTAGGAACAATTTTTACTACAGATGATTTTTCTACGGAACAAATAATCACCTCTGGAACTTGGAGTTTTGAACTCGGGTTAAATCTCTTTTTTGCAGCCCTTATTCAGTCTTTTAGTTATCCTTTTCACGATCCTGTTTTAACAGATAGAGGTTTTATTTCATCACCTAAAGTAACAAGAAAAAGTTTTTTATGGGCAAGTATTTTAGGCGCAATTTGTATTGTACTTTTTAGTTTGATTGGAGTTTATGCCCAAACAAAAGGAATGCAAGGTCAAGCAGCTGTAGAAGTTGGTAAAGCATTTGGAGTTGTTATTTTATTAGTTATAAATTTTATAATGATAACCTCTGCAGCATCAACTTTAGATTCTACTTTTTCATCATTTTCTAAATTGTTAGCAGTAGATTTAAATTTAGGAAAAACGGTTTCTTTTGGAAGAATTTCTATGATTGCTGTTGCAGTTTTAGGAACAATTCCTGTTTTTTTAAATGCAGAGATTTTATCTGCCACCACAATTTCTGGAACAATGGTTATTGGTTTAACACCTATATTTATTTTCTGGAATGTGAAAGTGCCAAAAATTAGTTTTTATTTATCAGTAATTTGTGGTTTGGTTTTTGGAATCTTTTTAGTGTTTAATTGGTTTCCAGAATCGTTTATTTTTACAAAAGGAAAATATGCCAATTTACTTTGGGTAAATGTTTGGGGAATTTTAAGTTGTATTATTTTATATTTTATTCCAAAATGGATCAAAAAATAG
- a CDS encoding metallophosphoesterase family protein — protein sequence MDQKIVDLGKISGKTLLFGGVYSNLQALEALKQIAEKENIAPENCICTGDIVGYCAQPEETVQLFKLWGAKSIVGNVEIQLRENAEDCGCDFKEGSRCDGFSQLWYPFAQSKLSQNSLEFLQTLPYYISFKYADKNVTVVHGSYFNVSEFIFKSTDWDLKKPNFNATNSNVIIAGHCGLPFHHQEKDQLWLNPGVIGMPANDGNPSVWYAILDDSNNSFNFTHQTLEYNYKLTSKLMQNGLLPEEYSRTIVTGIWDNTEILPALESGLQGFGIQL from the coding sequence ATGGATCAAAAAATAGTGGATTTAGGCAAAATATCAGGAAAAACATTACTTTTTGGTGGTGTATATAGCAATTTACAAGCTTTAGAAGCTTTAAAACAAATTGCTGAAAAGGAAAATATTGCTCCAGAAAATTGTATTTGTACTGGAGATATTGTTGGGTATTGTGCCCAGCCTGAAGAAACTGTGCAACTTTTTAAACTTTGGGGCGCAAAAAGTATTGTTGGTAATGTAGAAATTCAACTAAGAGAAAATGCAGAGGATTGTGGTTGCGATTTTAAAGAAGGCTCAAGATGTGATGGATTTTCGCAACTTTGGTATCCTTTTGCACAGAGTAAACTATCTCAAAATTCATTAGAGTTTTTACAAACATTGCCTTATTATATCAGTTTTAAATATGCTGATAAAAATGTGACTGTTGTTCACGGTTCGTATTTTAATGTATCAGAATTTATTTTTAAATCTACAGATTGGGACCTCAAAAAACCAAATTTTAATGCTACAAATAGTAATGTAATTATTGCTGGTCATTGTGGTTTACCTTTTCATCATCAAGAAAAAGACCAGCTTTGGTTGAATCCTGGAGTTATTGGAATGCCAGCAAATGATGGAAATCCTAGTGTTTGGTATGCAATTTTAGATGATTCAAATAATAGTTTTAACTTTACACATCAAACATTAGAGTACAATTATAAATTAACAAGTAAGTTAATGCAAAATGGCTTGTTGCCTGAAGAATATTCTAGAACCATTGTTACAGGAATTTGGGACAATACAGAAATTCTACCTGCACTAGAATCTGGTTTACAGGGCTTTGGAATTCAATTATAG
- a CDS encoding rhodanese-like domain-containing protein, protein MKKILILFLVVSSTTFGQKKLDKLLDKWNTRNVPYISVETLAMPKTDAILLDAREENEFNISHLENAICVGYDNFKIKETIAKLPKDKNAKIVVYCSLGIRSETVAHKLIKEGYTNVYNLYGGIFEWKNADFKVIDTLGKSTEKVHTFNKSWSKWLKKGEKVY, encoded by the coding sequence ATGAAAAAAATATTGATCCTTTTTTTAGTTGTTAGCTCCACAACTTTTGGTCAGAAAAAATTAGATAAACTTCTTGATAAATGGAATACTAGAAATGTTCCTTATATATCTGTTGAAACTTTAGCAATGCCAAAAACTGATGCAATTTTATTAGATGCAAGAGAGGAAAATGAGTTTAATATTAGTCATTTAGAAAATGCCATTTGTGTTGGTTATGATAATTTTAAAATCAAAGAAACCATTGCAAAATTACCAAAAGACAAAAACGCAAAAATTGTGGTGTATTGTTCTTTAGGGATTCGTTCTGAAACTGTTGCCCATAAATTAATTAAAGAAGGTTATACCAATGTTTATAACTTATATGGAGGAATTTTTGAATGGAAAAATGCCGATTTTAAAGTCATTGATACTTTAGGCAAATCAACAGAAAAAGTACATACTTTTAACAAAAGCTGGAGCAAATGGCTGAAAAAAGGAGAGAAAGTTTATTAA
- a CDS encoding TIGR04282 family arsenosugar biosynthesis glycosyltransferase, whose amino-acid sequence MIKNTKNKNLLLIFTRNPELGKAKTRLAKTVGDETALEIYKFLLERTRDISSKVNADKAVYYSVKIRENDIWNPDIYQKYQQFGDDLGIRMLNAFKNGFEAGYEKVMIIGSDLYDLSEKNIEKAFVALNTNDVVIGPAEDGGYYLLGMNTLQENVFKNKEWGTASVRKDTLKDLSDKKVKVLAFKNDIDVYEDIINIPEIMETFIENK is encoded by the coding sequence ATGATAAAAAATACAAAAAATAAAAACTTACTATTAATCTTTACCAGAAACCCAGAATTAGGCAAAGCAAAAACACGTTTAGCAAAAACTGTTGGCGATGAAACTGCTCTAGAAATCTATAAATTTTTATTAGAAAGAACAAGAGACATTTCATCAAAAGTAAATGCTGACAAAGCTGTTTACTATTCTGTGAAAATTAGAGAAAACGATATTTGGAATCCAGATATTTATCAAAAATACCAACAATTTGGAGATGATTTAGGAATAAGAATGTTAAATGCATTCAAAAACGGATTTGAAGCTGGTTATGAAAAAGTGATGATTATTGGAAGTGATTTATACGATTTATCAGAAAAAAATATCGAAAAAGCTTTTGTAGCATTAAATACCAATGATGTAGTAATTGGCCCTGCAGAAGATGGTGGTTATTATCTTTTAGGGATGAATACTCTCCAAGAAAACGTTTTTAAAAATAAAGAATGGGGAACAGCATCTGTTAGAAAAGATACTTTAAAAGACTTAAGTGATAAAAAAGTGAAAGTATTAGCCTTTAAGAACGATATAGATGTCTATGAGGATATTATTAATATTCCAGAAATTATGGAAACATTCATTGAAAATAAGTAA
- a CDS encoding purine-nucleoside phosphorylase encodes MKAQQLKETIDFLKSKGITSPEIGIVLGTGLGKLVNEISIEKEISYSEIPNFPEATVEFHSGKLIYGELSGKKVVVMSGRFHLYEGYNAWEVTYGIRTMHGLGIKNLLISNAAGAINLDYKKGDLMLIEDHINLQGSSPLAFNGANNFGNIFADMLEPYSKEINIKLNLIAQEQKIQLHKGVYTSVLGPQLETRAEYRMLQILETDAVGMSTVPEVIVAKQLNLPCAAISVLTDECDPENLQPVDIAEIIAIAGEAEPNMITLFKEVIKVL; translated from the coding sequence ATGAAAGCGCAACAACTAAAAGAAACTATAGATTTTTTAAAATCAAAAGGAATTACAAGCCCAGAAATAGGGATTGTTTTAGGAACAGGTTTAGGAAAATTAGTGAATGAAATTTCGATTGAAAAAGAAATTTCGTATTCAGAAATTCCTAATTTCCCTGAGGCAACTGTAGAGTTTCATTCTGGGAAATTAATTTATGGAGAATTATCAGGCAAAAAAGTAGTAGTAATGTCTGGTAGATTTCATTTATATGAAGGTTATAATGCTTGGGAAGTTACTTATGGAATTAGAACGATGCATGGTTTAGGAATCAAAAATTTACTGATTTCAAATGCTGCTGGAGCAATCAATTTAGATTATAAAAAAGGTGATTTAATGTTGATTGAAGATCATATTAATTTACAAGGAAGTTCGCCTTTAGCATTTAATGGCGCTAATAATTTTGGAAATATATTTGCGGATATGTTAGAACCTTATTCCAAGGAAATAAACATAAAATTGAATTTAATTGCACAAGAACAAAAAATTCAATTACATAAAGGAGTTTATACTAGTGTTTTAGGACCACAGTTAGAAACACGAGCAGAATATAGAATGTTGCAAATTTTAGAAACTGATGCTGTAGGAATGAGCACAGTTCCTGAAGTTATTGTTGCCAAACAACTAAACTTGCCATGTGCTGCCATTTCTGTTTTAACAGATGAGTGTGATCCTGAAAATTTACAACCTGTAGATATTGCAGAAATTATTGCTATTGCTGGCGAAGCTGAACCAAATATGATTACATTATTTAAAGAAGTTATTAAAGTTCTATAA